In the genome of Dioscorea cayenensis subsp. rotundata cultivar TDr96_F1 chromosome 1, TDr96_F1_v2_PseudoChromosome.rev07_lg8_w22 25.fasta, whole genome shotgun sequence, one region contains:
- the LOC120259979 gene encoding U-box domain-containing protein 44-like yields MAESFDASFYPGSTSDDSYHEKTHFEPIYESFLCPLTKQIMHDPVTIESGRTFEREAIEKWFKECRDSGRKPMCPLTLRVLNNTDLNPSIAIRNTIEEWTKRNDAAWLDNCCRSLTPGSSENAILQGLDHIIGFCMKSRSNKEVVRNLELIPQIAEMLKNSNTKVRCKALETLRIVAEEDIENKEAMAAGDTIRTIVKFLSHDHSQEREEAVSLLCELSKSESLCEKIGGVNGAILILVGMSSSKSENIIAVEKAEHTLENLERCEKNVKQMAENGRLQPLLKLLLEGSSETRLSMAAFLGDIVLSNDVKVFVAQTAGSSLIDILRSGNMQARDAALKALNQMSSHDMSAKLLIEAGILPPLVKDLFTVGANHLPMKLKEVSATILANIVASGADFESISVGQNDQTMVSEDIVHNLLHLISNTGPAIECKLLQILAGLTNSSATVVSIVSAIKSSGATVSLIQFIEAPQREIRVASLKLLHNISPFMGQELAEALCATAGQLGSLIKVISENNGISEEQASAVGLLASLPERDSGLTRRLLDEGAFDVVISRVMRIRQGITRGNRFYTPFLEGLIGVLSRLTYVLQDEAEIMNIVREHKLAELFVDMLQMNGPDKVQISSALALENLSEQTKVLTRMPEVAEPGICCSIFPCLGKPPEVIGLCLVHHGFCSLKESFCLLDGKAVERLVACLEHSNEKVVEAALAALCTLLADGVDIEKGVAVLVEAEGIQPILDVLVENRTEVLRYRAVWAVERILRTEEIAYQVSADQRVGTALVEAFRHGDYRTKQTAERALKHIDRLPNFSGIFPKMG; encoded by the exons ATGGCTGAGAGTTTTGATGCAAGTTTTTATCCTGGAAGCACGTCTGATGATAGCTACCATGAAAAAACACATTTTGAGCCCATTTATGAGTCTTTTCTGTGCCCCCTTACAAAGCAGATTATGCATGATCCTGTAACCATAGAGAGTGGACGGACTTTTGAGCGAGAAGCAATTGAGAAGTGGTTCAAGGAATGTAGAGACAGTGGAAGAAAGCCCATGTGTCCATTGACTCTGCGAGTATTGAATAATACTGACCTCAACCCTAGCATTGCTATTCGAAACACAATTGAGGAATGGACCAAGAGAAATGATGCTGCTTGGCTTGATAATTGCTGTAGATCTCTTACTCCTGGAAGCTCAGAAAATGCTATTTTGCAAGGCCTAGACCATATTATTGGCTTTTGCATGAAAAGCAGATCAAACAAGGAAGTTGTGCGAAACTTAGAGCTGATACCACAAATTGCTGAAATGTTAAAGAATAGCAACACTAAAGTAAGGTGTAAAGCACTAGAAACTCTTCGTATTGTGGCAGAAGAAGATATTGAGAATAAG GAAGCTATGGCTGCTGGGGATACCATAAGGACCATTGTAAAATTCTTGTCACATGATCATTCACAGGAGAGGGAGGAGGCTGTTTCTTTGTTGTGTGAGCTTTCAAAGTCTGAATCTTTGTGTGAGAAGATTGGTGGAGTTAATGGTGCTATCCTTATCTTGGTTGGGATGTCAAGTAGtaaatctgaaaatattatagCAGTCGAGAAAGCTGAACACACTCTGGAGAATTTGGAGAGGTGCGAGAAAAATGTGAAGCAAATGGCTGAAAATGGTCGTTTGCAGCCTCTTCTAAAACTACTCCTTGAAG GTTCATCTGAGACAAGGTTGTCAATGGCTGCATTTCTTGGGGACATTGTACTGAGCAATGATGTGAAAGTCTTTGTTGCCCAAACTGCTGGGTCATCCCTGATTGATATTCTGAGAAGTGGAAACATGCAGGCCCGAGACGCCGCTCTCAAAGCACTGAACCAAATGTCATCGCATGATATGAGTGCTAAGTTATTAATTGAAGCAGGAATTCTCCCTCCGCTCGTCAAAGATCTTTTCACTGTTGGTGCAAATCATCTTCCCATGAAGCTTAAAGAGGTCTCTGCAACAATTCTTGCTAATATTGTTGCCTCAGGTGCTGATTTTGAATCCATTTCAGTCGGTCAGAATGACCAGACAATGGTTTCCGAAGACATTGTCCACAACCTTCTCCACCTCATTAGCAACACTGGTCCTGCAATTGAGTGCAAGCTTCTTCAAATCCTTGCTGGCCTCACTAACTCTTCGGCAACAGTAGTAAGTATTGTTTCGGCCATTAAGAGCTCTGGTGCTACTGTTAGTCTGATTCAGTTCATTGAGGCTCCTCAGAGAGAAATACGTGTTGCTTCCCTAAAGCTTCTACACAATATATCACCATTCATGGGTCAAGAGCTTGCTGAAGCCCTATGTGCTACAGCTGGACAGCTGGGCAGCCTGATTAAGGTGATATCAGAGAACAATGGAATCTCGGAAGAACAGGCATCCGCTGTTGGTCTGTTGGCTTCTCTTCCTGAGAGGGACTCAGGTCTTACCCGACGACTCTTGGATGAGGGTGCATTTGATGTTGTCATTTCTAGGGTGATGAGAATACGACAAGGGATAACTCGGGGAAACCGTTTTTACACTCCTTTCCTTGAAGGACTCATTGGAGTTCTTTCAAGGCTCACATATGTCTTACAAGACGAGGCTGAGATCATGAACATTGTTCGTGAACACAAGCTCGCCGAACTCTTTGTAGATATGCTTCAGATGAACGGGCCTGATAAGGTACAAATATCTTCTGCATTGGCGTTGGAGAATCTCTCTGAGCAAACCAAAGTCCTTACACGAATGCCTGAAGTTGCAGAACCTGGAATATGTTGCTCTATCTTTCCCTGTTTAGGCAAGCCACCTGAAGTAATTGGATTGTGCCTGGTGCACCATGGTTTCTGTTCACTGAAGGAGAGTTTCTGCCTCTTGGATGGTAAAGCAGTTGAACGGTTGGTCGCATGTTTGGAACACTCAAATGAGAAGGTGGTCGAGGCTGCCCTGGCTGCGCTTTGCACTCTGTTGGCTGATGGGGTGGACATCGAAAAAGGAGTGGCAGTATTGGTCGAGGCAGAGGGGATCCAACCGATACTAGATGTTCTTGTTGAAAACCGAACAGAGGTCCTCCGGTATCGAGCAGTTTGGGCGGTCGAAAGGATTCTTAGGACAGAGGAAATAGCCTATCAGGTTTCGGCAGATCAAAGAGTGGGAACGGCTCTTGTAGAGGCTTTTCGGCATGGGGATTACCGGACAAAGCAAACTGCAGAGCGCGCGCTGAAGCACATTGACAGATTGCCGAACTTTTCAGGTATATTTCCAAAGATGGGTTGA
- the LOC120265312 gene encoding protein trichome birefringence-like 12, with product MKPRDPHRSLKSSLCFSAIIAILLSSFALLYSTTLLLPPSPSSSSPLSNAACDLFSGQWIIFPRPALYDASCPFHRNAWNCYRNDRDGMASINAFSWLPNGCGGSPLPPIDPAAFLSSMRGRRIGFVGDSLNENFLVAFLCALHSADPGARKWKRKGAWRGGYFPTFDVTVAYHRAVLLARYRWQPVENSSASFHEDGLKGIYRVDVDVPADDWVNVTNFYDVLVFNTGHWWGSDKFPKETPLVFFKDGKPIVPALGIVDGLKVVLKSMISYIEKEVPKRTLKYWRSQSPRHFHGGEWDHNGSCLFTKPLSAGELDSWFDPGNKGVNKEAREVNFLIKEAIDGRDIQLLNLTHMSEFRADAHPAIWLGKKDAVAIWGQDCMHWCLPGVPDTWVDILATKIIHDFGAG from the exons ATGAAACCAAGAGATCCACATCGCTCTCTCAAATCCTCCCTTTGCTTCTCCGCCATTATCGCCATCCTCCTCTCAAGCTTCGCTCTGCTCTACTCCACCACCCTCCTCCTCCCCCCttccccctcctcctcctctccccTCTCCAACGCCGCCTGCGACCTCTTCTCCGGCCAATGGATCATCTTTCCTCGCCCCGCCCTCTACGACGCTTCCTGCCCCTTTCACCGCAACGCCTGGAACTGCTACCGCAATGACAGGGACGGTATGGCCTCCATCAACGCCTTCTCTTGGCTCCCCAATGGCTGCGGAGGCTCACCTCTCCCCCCGATCGACCCGGCCGCGTTTCTCAGCTCGATGAGGGGCCGGAGGATAGGTTTTGTTGGTGATTCATTGAATGAGAACTTCTTGGTTGCCTTCCTCTGCGCTCTCCACTCCGCCGATCCCGGCGCAAGGAAGTGGAAGAGGAAAGGCGCTTGGCGTGGTGGCTATTTCCCCACATTCGATGTCACTGTTGCTTATCACCGTGCTGTGTTGCTCGCGCGATATAG GTGGCAGCCTGTGGAGAATTCTTCTGCTTCTTTTCATGAGGATGGATTGAAGGGGATTTATAGAGTGGATGTTGATGTTCCTGCTGATGATTGGGTTAATGTTACCAATTTCTATGATGTGTTAGTGTTCAACACTGGGCACTG GTGGGGTTCTGataaatttccaaaagaaactCCCCTTGTATTTTTCAAGGATGGAAAGCCTATTGTACCTGCACTTGGAATAGTTGACGGTCTCAAAGTGGTACTAAAGAGTATGATCTCTTACATCGAGAAGGAAGTTCCTAAAAGAACCCTCAAATACTGGCGTTCTCAATCACCAAGACATTTCCACGGTGGTGAATGGGATCACAACGGCAGCTGCTTGTTTACGAAACCCCTCAGTGCAGGAGAG CTTGATTCATGGTTTGATCCTGGAAACAAGGGAGTAAACAAGGAAGCACGAGAAGTGAATTTTCTTATCAAAGAAGCAATTGATGGAAGGGACATCCAGTTGCTCAACTTGACACATATGAGTGAGTTCAGGGCCGACGCACATCCAGCGATCTGGTTAGGGAAGAAGGATGCAGTGGCGATATGGGGTCAGGACTGCATGCATTGGTGCCTTCCCGGCGTACCTGATACATGGGTTGACATCTTGGCAACGAAAATCATACATGACTTCGGAGCAGGATGA